A DNA window from Euwallacea fornicatus isolate EFF26 chromosome 17, ASM4011564v1, whole genome shotgun sequence contains the following coding sequences:
- the LOC136344357 gene encoding uncharacterized protein isoform X5 has product MTSKFLGALLVVVLLAYSEATFQKEHVHIKIHVPEPEHQHGGGGYGGGGGHDDHGGGGFGGGFGGGFGDHHGGGGGGGGYGGGGGFGGGHGGGGGHGGGSASYMIAIKEHHGGGDYGGGGGGHGGGYGGGHGGGFGGGGGYGGGGGHGGGGGHDAVKIIHLHGGDPLPSGYGGGGGFGGGGGFGGGHDDHGGGGGGYGGGGGGYGGGGGFGGGHDDHGGGGGGYGGGGGFGGGSGFGGSFDDHHGGGGGGGGGGGGFGGGGYDDHHGGGGGYGGGGGFGGGGGFGGGGGHDDHGGGGGGGGFGGHDDHLGGGGGGYGGGGGFGGGGGFGGGHDDHHGGGGGGYGGGGGGGYGGGFGGGHDDHGGGGGGGGFGGGGGFGGGHDDHHGGGGGYGGGGGFGGSGGFGGGHDDHHGGGGGGGYGGGGGYGGGGGYGGGGGGHGGGGGSGHGGGWDKK; this is encoded by the exons ATGACATCAAAGTTTCtt gGCGCGCTGCTGGTTGTAGTTTTGTTGGCATACAGTGAGGCGACATTTCAAAAGGAACA TGTTCACATAAAAATTCATGTGCCCGAACCTGAACACCAGCACGGAGGGGGCGGTTACGGTGGAGGAGGTGGACATGACGATCATGGAGGCGGCGGATTTGGAG gtGGTTTCGGAGGCGGCTTTGGTGATCACCATGGAGGCGGCGGAGGTGGTGGTGGCTATGGCGGAGGAG GTGGATTTGGGGGCGGTCATGGAGGCGGCGGTGGCCATGGAGGTGGCTCCGCTTCATATATGATCGCGATAAAAGAACATCATGGAGGCG gtgattatggaggaggaggaggtggTCATGGAGGAGGATATGGAGGTGGACATGGAGGAGGATTTGGAGGAGGCGGAGGTTACGGAGGAGGAGGCGGTCATGGCGGTGGTGGCGGCCATGATGCCGTTAAAATAATTCACTTACATGGTGGAGACCCTTTGCCAA GTGGATATGGAGGAGGCGGTGGTTTCGGAGGAGGCGGTGGTTTCGGAGGAGGTCATGATGATCACGGTGGTGGCGGAGGTGGATATGGAGGAGGCGGAGGTGGATATGGAGGAGGCGGTGGTTTCGGAGGAGGTCATGATGATCACGGTGGTGGCGGAGGTGGATATGGAGGAGGCGGTGGTTTCGGAGGAG gCAGTGGATTCGGAGGTAGTTTTGATGATCACCACGGAGGagggggaggaggaggaggaggaggaggaggattTGGAGGTGGTGGCTACGATGACCATCATGGTGGAGGAGGAGGCTATGGCGGCGGTGGAGGGTTTGGAGGag GTGGAGGATTTGGAGGCGGCGGTGGCCATGACGATCATGGAGGCGGCGGCGGTG GGGGAGGATTTGGAGGACATGATGACCACCTTGGTGGTGGAGGAGGAGGTTACGGAGGCGGCGGTGGATTTGGAGGAG GTGGAGGATTTGGAGGAGGCCACGATGACCACCATGGCGGTGGAGGAGGCGGATACGGAGGAGGTGGAGGAGGAGGCTATGGAGGTG GATTTGGAGGTGGCCACGATGATCACGGTGGAGGAGGTGGTGGTGGAGGTTTTGGAGGCG GTGGAGGATTCGGAGGCGGCCACGATGATCACCACGGCGGTGGAGGAGGCTACGGCGGAGGCGGTGGATTTGGCGgta GTGGAGGATTCGGAGGCGGTCACGATGATCATCatggaggaggaggaggagggggATACGGAGGAGGAGGCGGATATGGAGGAGGTGGTGGATACGGAGGAGGTGGAGGCGGACATGGAGGAGGAGGCGGCAGTGGTCATGGAGGAGGATGGGATAAGAAATAA
- the LOC136344357 gene encoding uncharacterized protein isoform X1 codes for MTSKFLGALLVVVLLAYSEATFQKEHVHIKIHVPEPEHQHGGGGYGGGGGHDDHGGGGFGGGFGGGFGDHHGGGGGGGGYGGGGGFGGGHGGGGGHGGGSASYMIAIKEHHGGGDYGGGGGGHGGGYGGGHGGGFGGGGGYGGGGGHGGGGGHDAVKIIHLHGGDPLPSGGGGGYGGGIGGGHDDHGGGGGGYGGGGGFGGGGGFGGGHDDHGGGGGGYGGGGGGYGGGGGFGGGHDDHGGGGGGYGGGGGFGGGSGFGGSFDDHHGGGGGGGGGGGGFGGGGYDDHHGGGGGYGGGGGFGGGGGFGGGGGHDDHGGGGGGGGFGGHDDHLGGGGGGYGGGGGFGGGGGFGGGHDDHHGGGGGGYGGGGGGGYGGGFGGGHDDHGGGGGGGGFGGGGGFGGGHDDHHGGGGGYGGGGGFGGSGGFGGGHDDHHGGGGGGGYGGGGGYGGGGGYGGGGGGHGGGGGSGHGGGWDKK; via the exons ATGACATCAAAGTTTCtt gGCGCGCTGCTGGTTGTAGTTTTGTTGGCATACAGTGAGGCGACATTTCAAAAGGAACA TGTTCACATAAAAATTCATGTGCCCGAACCTGAACACCAGCACGGAGGGGGCGGTTACGGTGGAGGAGGTGGACATGACGATCATGGAGGCGGCGGATTTGGAG gtGGTTTCGGAGGCGGCTTTGGTGATCACCATGGAGGCGGCGGAGGTGGTGGTGGCTATGGCGGAGGAG GTGGATTTGGGGGCGGTCATGGAGGCGGCGGTGGCCATGGAGGTGGCTCCGCTTCATATATGATCGCGATAAAAGAACATCATGGAGGCG gtgattatggaggaggaggaggtggTCATGGAGGAGGATATGGAGGTGGACATGGAGGAGGATTTGGAGGAGGCGGAGGTTACGGAGGAGGAGGCGGTCATGGCGGTGGTGGCGGCCATGATGCCGTTAAAATAATTCACTTACATGGTGGAGACCCTTTGCCAAGTGgag GAGGCGGAGGTTACGGAGGCGGCATCGGAGGAGGTCATGATGATCACGGTGGTGGCGGAGGTGGATATGGAGGAGGCGGTGGTTTCGGAGGAGGCGGTGGTTTCGGAGGAGGTCATGATGATCACGGTGGTGGCGGAGGTGGATATGGAGGAGGCGGAGGTGGATATGGAGGAGGCGGTGGTTTCGGAGGAGGTCATGATGATCACGGTGGTGGCGGAGGTGGATATGGAGGAGGCGGTGGTTTCGGAGGAG gCAGTGGATTCGGAGGTAGTTTTGATGATCACCACGGAGGagggggaggaggaggaggaggaggaggaggattTGGAGGTGGTGGCTACGATGACCATCATGGTGGAGGAGGAGGCTATGGCGGCGGTGGAGGGTTTGGAGGag GTGGAGGATTTGGAGGCGGCGGTGGCCATGACGATCATGGAGGCGGCGGCGGTG GGGGAGGATTTGGAGGACATGATGACCACCTTGGTGGTGGAGGAGGAGGTTACGGAGGCGGCGGTGGATTTGGAGGAG GTGGAGGATTTGGAGGAGGCCACGATGACCACCATGGCGGTGGAGGAGGCGGATACGGAGGAGGTGGAGGAGGAGGCTATGGAGGTG GATTTGGAGGTGGCCACGATGATCACGGTGGAGGAGGTGGTGGTGGAGGTTTTGGAGGCG GTGGAGGATTCGGAGGCGGCCACGATGATCACCACGGCGGTGGAGGAGGCTACGGCGGAGGCGGTGGATTTGGCGgta GTGGAGGATTCGGAGGCGGTCACGATGATCATCatggaggaggaggaggagggggATACGGAGGAGGAGGCGGATATGGAGGAGGTGGTGGATACGGAGGAGGTGGAGGCGGACATGGAGGAGGAGGCGGCAGTGGTCATGGAGGAGGATGGGATAAGAAATAA